One window of Microbacterium sp. 1S1 genomic DNA carries:
- the pstB gene encoding phosphate ABC transporter ATP-binding protein PstB — MSTPTGSAATATHTNFHAAETRRLAATPSGLIRCEDVNVYYGEFRAVTGVNLEFGRNEITALIGPSGCGKSTLLRSLNRMNDLVDGARVEGTVLFQDEDIYAKAVDPIEVRRRIGMVFQKPNPFPKSIYDNIAYGPRVTGMKVDNMDDLVEEALTRSALWGEVKDKLKQSAFGLSGGQQQRLCIARTIAVQPDVILMDEPCSALDPIATSRIEDLMHELRKDYTIIIVTHNMQQAARVADRTAFFTALADESTGDRTGVLVEYDLTRNIFEQPQDQRTEDYISGRFG; from the coding sequence ATGAGCACTCCCACAGGCAGCGCCGCGACAGCGACGCACACGAACTTCCATGCCGCCGAAACACGACGGCTCGCCGCCACCCCCAGTGGCCTGATCCGCTGCGAAGACGTCAACGTGTACTACGGCGAGTTCCGGGCCGTGACCGGCGTCAACCTCGAGTTCGGGCGTAACGAGATCACCGCGCTCATCGGCCCCTCCGGATGCGGAAAATCAACGCTGCTGCGCTCCCTGAACCGCATGAACGACCTCGTCGACGGTGCCCGCGTGGAAGGCACCGTCCTCTTCCAAGACGAGGACATCTACGCCAAAGCCGTGGATCCGATCGAGGTCCGTCGGCGGATCGGCATGGTGTTCCAAAAGCCCAACCCGTTCCCGAAATCGATCTACGACAACATCGCCTACGGCCCTAGGGTCACCGGGATGAAAGTCGACAACATGGACGACCTCGTCGAAGAGGCACTGACCCGCTCCGCCCTCTGGGGCGAAGTGAAGGACAAGCTCAAGCAATCCGCGTTCGGCCTCTCCGGCGGTCAACAGCAGCGCCTGTGCATCGCGCGGACGATCGCTGTACAACCCGACGTGATCCTGATGGACGAGCCCTGCTCCGCCCTTGACCCGATCGCCACGTCTCGGATCGAAGACCTCATGCACGAGCTTCGCAAGGACTACACGATCATCATCGTCACCCACAACATGCAGCAGGCAGCGCGCGTGGCCGATCGCACCGCATTCTTCACCGCCCTCGCCGACGAGAGCACCGGTGACCGCACCGGCGTGCTCGTCGAATACGACCTCACCCGCAACATCTTCGAACAGCCACAAGACCAGCGGACCGAGGACTACATCAGCGGACGATTCGGATGA
- the pstC gene encoding phosphate ABC transporter permease subunit PstC produces MTAIIERRGGPASGRAPAPASSFAGRRRPGEFLIKLALRLAAAVTVVTTVGILIALLIPSLSFFAEVPVLEFLFGTRWAPRFADASFGVLPLVTATLWTTLIALLVAVPFGLGAATLLAEYARPRVRKVLKPLLEILAGIPTVVYGFFALQFVQGTVLRDWLHLPTGAFSVLAAGLVMGVMIIPTIASIAEDAMSAVPQALRQGSAALGANRMQTTLRVVFPAALSGIVAAVVLGISRAVGETMIVAIAAGNQAQLVTNPLDQGQTMTGFIANAALGDSRVGSLEYNTLFAVGLLLFLITLLINFISIRFVRRFREAY; encoded by the coding sequence ATGACCGCCATCATTGAACGGCGTGGGGGTCCGGCTTCTGGCCGGGCCCCTGCCCCCGCCAGCAGTTTCGCCGGCCGCCGCCGCCCCGGCGAGTTCCTCATCAAGCTCGCCCTGCGCCTGGCTGCAGCCGTCACCGTCGTGACGACGGTGGGGATCCTCATCGCGCTGCTTATCCCGTCGCTGAGCTTCTTCGCCGAGGTCCCGGTCCTGGAGTTCCTGTTCGGCACCCGGTGGGCGCCACGCTTCGCGGACGCGTCGTTCGGCGTGCTGCCTCTGGTCACCGCGACCTTGTGGACCACGCTCATCGCGCTGCTCGTGGCGGTGCCGTTCGGGCTCGGGGCTGCAACGCTGCTCGCCGAGTACGCCCGCCCCCGCGTCCGCAAGGTTCTCAAACCGTTGCTCGAGATCCTCGCGGGCATCCCCACGGTCGTGTATGGGTTCTTCGCCCTGCAGTTCGTGCAAGGCACCGTCCTGCGGGACTGGCTTCACCTTCCAACCGGGGCGTTCAGTGTTCTCGCGGCGGGCCTCGTCATGGGTGTGATGATCATCCCGACGATCGCGTCGATCGCAGAAGACGCCATGTCCGCTGTCCCGCAGGCGCTCCGCCAGGGCAGCGCCGCGCTCGGGGCGAACCGGATGCAGACCACCCTCCGCGTCGTGTTCCCCGCCGCCCTGTCCGGGATCGTCGCGGCCGTCGTACTGGGCATCTCCCGAGCGGTCGGCGAAACCATGATCGTCGCCATCGCCGCCGGCAACCAAGCGCAACTCGTCACCAACCCGCTCGATCAGGGGCAGACGATGACGGGATTCATCGCCAACGCCGCGCTCGGCGACTCCCGGGTCGGGAGCCTCGAATACAACACCCTGTTCGCGGTCGGGCTGCTGCTGTTCCTCATCACCTTGCTGATCAACTTCATCAGCATCCGTTTCGTCCGCCGCTTCCGGGAGGCCTACTGA
- a CDS encoding ArsR/SmtB family transcription factor, with protein sequence MTAQPAPKPRLGGALERGAAEELARTLRAVADPTRLQILSIILGSADERATVGQLADMLGLRQPTVTHHVRILLDDGFVTRVQDGKLGWISVHPERRAAVEDFLR encoded by the coding sequence GTGACCGCTCAGCCTGCACCGAAGCCTCGGCTCGGAGGTGCGCTCGAGCGCGGTGCGGCCGAGGAACTTGCCCGCACGCTGCGAGCTGTCGCCGACCCGACTCGCCTGCAGATCTTGAGCATCATTCTGGGATCCGCGGACGAACGTGCGACTGTCGGGCAGCTGGCGGACATGCTCGGTTTGCGGCAACCAACGGTGACGCACCACGTCCGGATACTCCTTGATGACGGGTTCGTCACGAGGGTGCAGGATGGCAAGCTCGGATGGATCTCCGTCCATCCCGAGCGTCGTGCCGCGGTCGAAGATTTTCTCCGATGA
- a CDS encoding transcriptional regulator has translation MTDTGRDGNPRFVLHGRGPDVLRGSFAEFRHAGVPVTVHAEVVEALADLAHDHHASLVLGSGEPFEKLAAIIQIAGPVCDGALFLGISDATETATIAAAMSAGVRGTVRLPVTPDRLREVSRLHPRSAPPDRTLRIGELTLDVSHRSLRWQDHALLLPAREFELLHQIIRAYPDSVSIDALALSFGSDLEDPHASVRVAMTKLRSRLAAFAPAQALIETVRVAGYRLAS, from the coding sequence ATGACCGACACCGGCAGGGATGGGAACCCGCGGTTCGTGCTCCACGGACGCGGACCCGACGTACTGCGCGGGAGCTTTGCCGAGTTCCGCCATGCGGGAGTCCCCGTTACCGTCCACGCAGAAGTCGTCGAAGCGCTCGCTGACCTCGCGCACGACCATCACGCATCCCTCGTCCTCGGCAGCGGAGAACCATTCGAGAAGCTCGCCGCGATCATCCAGATCGCGGGTCCCGTGTGCGACGGTGCCCTATTCCTGGGTATCTCCGATGCGACGGAAACCGCGACAATCGCAGCGGCGATGAGTGCCGGAGTGCGCGGTACCGTCCGACTCCCCGTCACCCCGGACCGACTGCGCGAAGTGTCACGGCTGCATCCACGATCCGCCCCTCCAGATCGCACACTGCGTATCGGGGAATTGACGCTCGACGTCTCGCACAGAAGCCTGCGCTGGCAAGATCACGCGCTGCTGCTACCCGCACGAGAATTCGAGCTGCTGCATCAGATCATCCGCGCCTACCCAGACAGTGTGAGCATCGACGCTCTAGCACTTTCCTTCGGATCCGACCTCGAAGATCCCCACGCCTCAGTGCGGGTAGCAATGACAAAACTCCGCTCGCGACTGGCCGCCTTCGCACCAGCACAGGCGCTGATCGAAACTGTCCGCGTCGCCGGCTACCGGCTCGCCTCCTGA
- the pstA gene encoding phosphate ABC transporter permease PstA, with product MSPTSTTATQPLRASAPIATGRNGEMRPSALAFLLLLWLSLFVAFAVLITLLITIFLTGQNKLSTALLFNFPSADPDEAGARPAILGSVWAIGATAVMTLPLGIAAAVHLEEFADRKRWFNRFIELNVQNLAAVPSIVYGLLALAFLSMLGVTNKNIVIGGAFALTLLILPVIIIATREALRAVPREIRDGSLALGATQWQTTWRQVLPASVPGIATGSILALSRALGEAAPLLVLGALVYITFDPNGLLSGYTTLPIQIFNWTGRPQEGFHELAGATSILLLAVLILMNALAIFIRNKFQKRW from the coding sequence ATGTCCCCCACCTCGACGACCGCGACGCAGCCGTTGCGCGCTTCGGCCCCCATCGCGACCGGCCGCAACGGTGAGATGCGCCCGAGCGCACTGGCGTTCCTGCTGCTGTTGTGGCTCTCCCTGTTCGTCGCGTTCGCGGTGCTCATCACCCTTCTGATCACGATCTTCCTCACCGGGCAGAACAAGCTCTCCACGGCGCTGCTGTTCAACTTCCCCTCCGCCGACCCCGACGAGGCCGGAGCCCGGCCCGCCATCCTCGGATCCGTGTGGGCGATCGGTGCGACCGCCGTGATGACACTCCCGCTCGGGATCGCCGCCGCCGTGCACCTGGAAGAGTTCGCCGACCGGAAGCGGTGGTTCAACCGGTTCATCGAACTCAACGTGCAGAACCTCGCCGCAGTGCCCTCGATCGTGTACGGGCTCCTCGCGCTCGCGTTCCTCTCGATGCTCGGCGTCACCAACAAGAACATCGTCATCGGCGGGGCGTTCGCCCTGACACTGCTCATCCTGCCGGTGATCATCATCGCGACCAGAGAAGCACTGCGCGCGGTCCCGCGAGAGATTCGCGACGGATCTCTCGCACTCGGCGCCACACAATGGCAGACCACGTGGAGACAAGTGCTCCCCGCATCCGTTCCCGGGATCGCAACCGGCTCCATCCTCGCGCTCTCCCGCGCACTCGGGGAGGCCGCCCCGCTGCTCGTGCTCGGCGCGCTGGTGTACATCACCTTCGACCCGAACGGGCTCCTCAGCGGCTACACCACGCTGCCGATCCAGATCTTCAACTGGACCGGCCGCCCGCAAGAAGGCTTCCACGAACTCGCCGGCGCCACCAGCATCCTGCTGCTCGCCGTCCTCATCCTGATGAACGCGCTCGCGATCTTCATCCGCAACAAGTTCCAGAAACGGTGGTAA
- a CDS encoding three-helix bundle dimerization domain-containing protein, which produces MSEKHTHRVGRPLDEQAARDRAVQVAVLGNPETLRTLSALASGMHESDLAGELGIDSTGVDQALRSLQMAGLIRREKSDAWMPTIDAWVRFGRLLSSDSLTAGSPENPVMALPRAVGTVVEDLAYRFSSTFSRETVAGYVAQSYRLLSQRTRVREHLLTMTARYAADRLDALATAQGLVLRDTPEVLFVCVQNAGRSQMAGAFLRHFAGGRVHVRTAGSAPSDTAHPRVAAALSEVGVELWGEFPKPLTDEVVRAADYVITMGCGDSCPIFPGRRYMEWDLADPLELDDVGLRAVRDEVRSRVLDLLQELGIEAQEASR; this is translated from the coding sequence ATGAGCGAGAAGCACACGCACCGTGTCGGGCGACCACTCGACGAGCAGGCGGCTCGGGATCGCGCGGTGCAGGTCGCAGTACTCGGTAACCCCGAGACCCTGCGCACCCTGAGCGCCTTGGCATCCGGTATGCACGAATCTGACCTTGCCGGCGAACTCGGTATCGATTCCACCGGTGTCGATCAAGCGCTCAGGTCATTGCAGATGGCCGGTCTCATCCGGCGCGAGAAGAGCGATGCATGGATGCCAACGATCGACGCGTGGGTGCGTTTCGGACGTCTGCTCAGCAGCGATTCTCTGACAGCGGGATCCCCAGAGAATCCCGTGATGGCGCTTCCTCGTGCGGTTGGCACCGTGGTTGAAGACCTCGCGTATCGCTTCAGTTCTACGTTCAGTCGAGAAACGGTCGCAGGATACGTCGCTCAAAGCTATCGGCTGCTGAGCCAACGGACGCGGGTCCGTGAGCACCTGTTGACGATGACGGCGCGGTACGCCGCGGACCGCCTAGACGCTCTCGCCACGGCCCAAGGCCTGGTACTACGGGACACCCCGGAGGTGCTATTCGTCTGCGTGCAGAACGCTGGGAGGTCGCAGATGGCGGGGGCGTTCTTGCGGCATTTCGCGGGCGGACGTGTTCACGTGCGCACCGCCGGGTCTGCTCCATCGGACACAGCGCATCCTCGCGTGGCTGCGGCGCTGAGCGAAGTCGGGGTTGAGCTGTGGGGCGAGTTCCCCAAACCGCTCACGGATGAAGTCGTGCGTGCGGCGGACTACGTCATCACGATGGGGTGCGGCGACTCGTGCCCGATTTTCCCCGGGCGACGCTACATGGAATGGGATCTCGCCGATCCGCTCGAGCTCGATGATGTCGGTCTTCGCGCCGTGCGTGATGAGGTCCGCTCACGGGTTCTTGACCTTCTTCAGGAACTGGGCATCGAGGCTCAGGAGGCGAGCCGGTAG
- a CDS encoding NACHT domain-containing protein, translated as MTRKDFVGHYNLNRMGWQQFEHMLQALAKAELGNGVRPFGSGRDAQRDATFDGRVDFPVGAGAKWDGYGVIQMKYNEKPVSTTADWRWFLDEVRSELRGWLVKKRVGEKTPEYLLFSTNVVLTGTKDTGGRDQFDQLLAANAEDLGLRGWYVWDYDEIRVMLDTHTSIRQRYLEQIVTGDFLAQVAELLPEKTALEADRLAGHAVAELINRQWVRTGDAGYNDASKVTLADIAIDLPFTAGVTADAEGQSRRMTAAETVRIGDLHLSTTAGRGPHGVVIVGGPGQGKSTIAQVIAHTYRVAFLADTNVEEYGERAKRAFDGLDTRLRKAGIPNPQKRRWPFVIELAKAGAVIASSPSTFSLLTYIADSILIRGKKSDPSALLDWLRTWPSCLVLDGLDEVPDAKIRSRLIEAVTALVSELSSEKADVLFVATTRPQGYRREFDDAFPCTQITLSELTETEAISYSEALTALRAANDPDLAEQVAQRLITAVHERVTQRLMTTPLQVTIMTALAEEAVDLPTDRFELFDRYYRVVYDRELAKSEAFTELKSLRPHIDHLHEQAGLKLQARTERPGNSDAVLTKSEISRILRHRLSSAGFEESESESIATTLLKLSTERLVMLVSPKTSKYEFEVRSLQEYMAARAITDGDEQVVLQNLRELVPSSHWRNTWLLAAGRLLKRREHLIDDVIDIVVRYDIQSAESPITALGASLAGDLYLDNFGIEFPATRRKLLSAAVNQFADLADGMPAGVANLLATALEQSEREHAIVLDALHELSRENPSNLATRALSDNRTGMSDLAKQARTTLTEGRKYIRPEPGPIHADAAILARALARASNPGAEVLLLVEQLQTPGAVWRGRSLGVSVDMLIALERDAARPALAAAAKSLSQSSPASAALSIELLRLHAASKLRGDTFAK; from the coding sequence TTGACCCGGAAGGACTTCGTGGGCCACTACAACCTCAACCGAATGGGCTGGCAGCAATTCGAGCACATGCTCCAGGCGCTCGCGAAGGCTGAGTTGGGCAATGGTGTCAGGCCGTTTGGTTCAGGTAGGGACGCGCAGCGCGACGCTACGTTCGACGGCCGCGTCGACTTCCCGGTCGGGGCGGGCGCGAAATGGGATGGCTACGGCGTCATTCAAATGAAGTACAACGAGAAACCGGTCTCAACGACGGCTGACTGGCGGTGGTTCCTTGACGAGGTCCGCTCCGAGCTGCGTGGCTGGCTCGTAAAGAAGAGGGTCGGCGAGAAGACGCCGGAGTACCTGCTTTTCTCCACCAACGTCGTGCTGACCGGGACGAAAGACACTGGCGGTCGTGACCAGTTCGACCAGCTTCTTGCCGCCAACGCAGAAGACTTGGGGCTGCGTGGATGGTACGTGTGGGACTACGACGAGATTCGCGTCATGCTCGACACCCACACGTCTATTCGACAGCGATACCTAGAGCAGATCGTCACCGGCGACTTTCTTGCGCAAGTCGCCGAATTGCTCCCCGAGAAGACGGCTCTCGAGGCGGATCGGCTCGCTGGGCACGCCGTCGCCGAGCTGATCAACCGGCAATGGGTTCGAACGGGCGATGCGGGGTACAACGATGCGTCGAAAGTGACACTCGCGGACATTGCAATCGATCTGCCCTTCACGGCGGGCGTGACCGCGGACGCGGAAGGCCAGTCGCGGAGGATGACCGCCGCCGAGACGGTGCGCATCGGCGACCTCCACCTGTCAACCACCGCCGGCCGTGGGCCCCATGGGGTGGTCATCGTCGGAGGCCCGGGTCAGGGCAAGAGCACGATCGCCCAAGTGATCGCCCACACGTATCGTGTCGCCTTCCTCGCTGACACGAACGTCGAGGAGTACGGCGAGAGGGCTAAGCGCGCCTTCGATGGCCTCGACACACGGCTCAGGAAGGCGGGTATCCCGAACCCGCAGAAACGTCGATGGCCGTTCGTGATCGAACTGGCGAAGGCGGGGGCCGTGATCGCATCCTCCCCGTCGACGTTTTCGTTGCTCACCTACATCGCCGATTCCATACTGATTCGGGGGAAGAAGTCGGACCCGAGTGCGTTGCTGGACTGGTTGCGCACCTGGCCGTCATGCCTCGTGCTCGACGGCCTTGATGAGGTGCCTGACGCGAAGATCCGCAGCCGGCTCATCGAGGCGGTCACAGCGCTGGTGAGCGAGCTGAGCTCGGAGAAGGCGGACGTGCTCTTCGTCGCCACAACACGCCCACAGGGGTATCGACGGGAGTTCGACGACGCGTTTCCCTGCACGCAGATCACCCTGTCTGAACTCACCGAGACGGAAGCGATCAGCTACTCGGAAGCTCTCACCGCGTTGCGGGCAGCCAATGATCCAGACCTCGCTGAGCAGGTTGCACAAAGGCTCATCACGGCGGTCCACGAACGAGTCACGCAACGACTGATGACCACACCGTTGCAGGTGACGATCATGACGGCTCTCGCTGAAGAGGCAGTCGACCTTCCGACGGATCGATTCGAGCTGTTCGACCGGTACTATCGCGTCGTCTACGACCGTGAACTGGCGAAAAGCGAAGCCTTCACGGAACTGAAGTCGCTGCGCCCCCACATCGACCATCTTCACGAGCAGGCCGGGCTCAAGTTGCAGGCACGAACTGAGCGACCAGGGAACTCGGACGCTGTCCTCACGAAATCCGAGATCTCGCGTATTCTTCGCCACCGGCTCAGCTCGGCCGGATTCGAAGAGAGTGAATCGGAGTCGATCGCGACGACCCTCCTCAAACTTTCGACGGAACGACTGGTCATGCTCGTCTCTCCGAAGACATCGAAGTACGAGTTCGAAGTGCGATCGTTGCAGGAATATATGGCGGCTCGCGCGATCACCGATGGTGACGAACAGGTCGTCTTGCAGAACCTGCGCGAACTCGTTCCATCGAGTCACTGGCGCAACACGTGGCTGCTCGCGGCGGGACGCCTGCTGAAGCGTCGAGAGCACCTCATCGATGACGTCATCGACATCGTCGTTCGATACGACATTCAATCTGCCGAGTCGCCGATCACAGCCCTCGGCGCGAGCCTCGCTGGCGACCTCTACCTAGACAACTTCGGGATCGAGTTCCCGGCGACACGACGCAAACTCCTCAGCGCCGCTGTGAACCAGTTCGCAGATCTCGCTGATGGCATGCCGGCCGGCGTTGCGAACCTTCTGGCGACTGCGTTGGAACAAAGCGAGCGAGAGCACGCCATCGTGCTTGATGCCCTGCACGAGCTCAGCCGCGAGAACCCGTCCAACCTTGCCACCCGCGCATTGAGCGACAATCGCACCGGTATGTCAGATCTCGCCAAGCAGGCACGAACGACGTTGACCGAGGGTCGGAAGTACATTAGACCCGAACCCGGACCGATCCACGCTGATGCGGCGATCCTCGCACGTGCTCTCGCCCGGGCATCCAACCCAGGCGCGGAGGTCCTACTCCTTGTCGAGCAACTGCAGACGCCTGGTGCTGTCTGGCGGGGACGTTCGCTCGGAGTCTCGGTCGACATGCTGATTGCCCTTGAGAGAGACGCCGCTCGCCCCGCCCTTGCAGCTGCCGCGAAGAGCTTGTCTCAGAGCAGCCCGGCAAGCGCCGCCCTCAGTATCGAGCTCCTCCGGTTGCACGCCGCGTCGAAGCTTCGAGGCGACACGTTCGCAAAGTAG
- a CDS encoding FAD-dependent oxidoreductase: MHLVVIGGSDAGISAALRAREVDESADVTVVVADAYPNFSICGIPYYFSREVQPWQSLAHRTLADLEAAGLQVRTNTLATGISVDARTLAVRTSDGAGSAIPYDALVVGTGASASTAGIHGTDRLGPADGVHTLHTMGDTFALESYIDEHQPSTAIIIGAGYVGLEMAEALTIRGLQVTQLQRGPQVLSTLDTELGALVRDELHRNGVTVETGMQVHDIGRDSGLLAVQGTRDGAPFVRRAELVLVVVGVRPNVELLTGIGARTGAGGAVIVDERMQTGIPQIWAGGDGVITRHRLLGDTYLPLGTTAHKQGRVAGANAVGADARFHGSLGTQVVKVFDLVAARTGLRDHEAETAGHRPHSHTVTADDHKRYYPGATPIHIRVTGDLESGRLLGAQLVGSRSAEISKRVDTFATALHHSMSVDAISDLDLSYTPPLGSPWDAVQIATQAWSTSTRAAGSTIPAHADTSRSLEADGIDGAERSGEAGEGE; the protein is encoded by the coding sequence ATGCACCTGGTCGTGATCGGAGGAAGCGACGCGGGAATCTCCGCGGCGCTCCGTGCCCGAGAGGTGGACGAATCCGCTGATGTGACGGTCGTCGTTGCCGATGCGTACCCGAACTTCTCCATCTGCGGCATCCCTTATTACTTCTCGCGGGAGGTGCAACCGTGGCAGTCCCTCGCACATCGCACGCTCGCCGATCTGGAAGCGGCCGGCCTCCAGGTGCGCACCAACACGCTCGCGACAGGCATCAGCGTCGACGCCCGCACCCTCGCGGTGCGGACCAGCGATGGAGCGGGGTCCGCCATTCCTTACGATGCGCTCGTCGTCGGGACGGGTGCATCCGCGTCGACGGCGGGTATCCACGGGACCGACCGGCTCGGGCCTGCGGACGGTGTGCATACGCTCCACACGATGGGTGACACCTTCGCTCTTGAGAGCTACATCGATGAGCATCAACCGTCGACGGCGATCATCATCGGCGCGGGGTACGTCGGCCTCGAGATGGCCGAAGCGCTCACCATCCGCGGACTCCAGGTCACGCAGCTGCAACGCGGACCCCAGGTGCTCTCCACCCTCGACACGGAGCTCGGAGCGCTCGTGCGCGACGAGCTCCACCGCAATGGCGTCACGGTGGAAACGGGCATGCAGGTGCACGATATCGGTCGCGACAGTGGGCTCCTTGCGGTCCAGGGCACCCGCGACGGTGCCCCGTTCGTGCGTCGCGCCGAGCTGGTCCTCGTCGTGGTGGGTGTGCGCCCCAATGTGGAGCTCCTCACCGGAATCGGGGCACGAACCGGAGCCGGCGGCGCCGTCATCGTGGACGAACGGATGCAGACAGGGATTCCGCAGATCTGGGCGGGCGGGGACGGTGTGATCACCCGTCATCGCCTTCTCGGCGACACGTATCTTCCGCTCGGCACGACCGCGCACAAACAAGGGCGCGTCGCGGGCGCGAACGCGGTCGGCGCCGATGCGCGATTCCACGGCAGCCTGGGAACCCAGGTCGTGAAGGTGTTCGACCTGGTAGCTGCACGCACGGGCCTTCGCGATCACGAAGCCGAGACCGCGGGGCATCGGCCGCACAGCCACACCGTCACTGCCGACGACCACAAGCGCTACTACCCAGGCGCCACCCCGATCCATATCCGTGTGACCGGAGACCTTGAATCGGGGCGTCTCCTCGGCGCGCAACTGGTCGGATCGCGCAGCGCCGAGATCTCCAAGCGCGTCGATACATTCGCGACCGCACTGCACCACAGCATGTCCGTAGATGCGATCAGCGACCTCGACCTGTCTTATACCCCGCCGCTCGGCTCCCCCTGGGATGCGGTGCAGATCGCTACCCAAGCGTGGAGCACGTCAACCCGCGCAGCGGGATCGACGATCCCCGCCCACGCCGATACGTCGCGCAGTTTGGAGGCGGACGGCATCGACGGGGCGGAGAGATCAGGTGAAGCGGGCGAAGGTGAGTGA
- a CDS encoding PstS family phosphate ABC transporter substrate-binding protein: MRKSTAQIFASTALVLVGALALSGCGGQPSGGDTSGSGASGGGLTGSVNTDGSSTVAPLTEAAADLFRDEESGVNVSVATSGTGGGFKTFCAGETDVSNASRPIKDEEAADCEAAGIKYTEIVAANDGLSVIVNPENDWAEDLTVEQLNLIWGPEAEGKITNWNQVDPSFPDQAITLFGAGTDSGTFDYFTEEINGEDGAIRTDYSPSEDDNITIQGVAGDVGAIGFLGLSYVEENEGVVKAVAVDGVMPSTETVQDGTYTPLGRPLFIYVNNASYVDKEQVKSFIDFYVANSAEIAERALFVPLTEDQVTTATDELASLG; the protein is encoded by the coding sequence GTGCGAAAGTCCACAGCACAGATCTTCGCGTCCACCGCATTGGTCCTGGTCGGGGCACTAGCCCTGAGCGGGTGCGGCGGGCAGCCCTCCGGTGGTGACACCTCTGGATCCGGCGCGAGCGGGGGCGGACTGACCGGTTCGGTGAACACCGACGGTTCGTCGACCGTCGCCCCGCTGACTGAGGCCGCCGCTGACCTGTTCCGCGATGAGGAGAGCGGCGTGAACGTCTCGGTCGCGACGTCGGGTACCGGTGGTGGCTTCAAGACGTTCTGCGCCGGCGAGACGGATGTGTCCAACGCGTCGCGTCCGATCAAGGACGAGGAAGCTGCGGACTGCGAGGCCGCCGGCATCAAGTACACCGAGATCGTCGCCGCCAACGACGGCCTGTCAGTCATCGTGAACCCGGAGAATGACTGGGCGGAGGACTTGACCGTTGAGCAGCTCAACCTGATCTGGGGGCCGGAGGCGGAGGGCAAGATCACGAACTGGAACCAGGTCGATCCCAGCTTCCCCGACCAGGCCATCACGCTCTTCGGCGCCGGCACCGACTCGGGCACGTTCGACTACTTCACCGAGGAGATCAACGGCGAAGACGGTGCGATCCGCACCGACTACAGCCCCTCCGAAGATGACAACATCACCATCCAGGGCGTTGCGGGAGACGTCGGCGCGATCGGGTTCCTCGGCCTCAGCTACGTCGAAGAGAACGAAGGTGTCGTGAAGGCAGTCGCCGTCGACGGCGTGATGCCGAGCACCGAGACCGTGCAGGACGGCACCTACACCCCGCTGGGTCGCCCCCTGTTCATCTACGTGAACAACGCCTCGTACGTCGACAAGGAGCAGGTGAAGTCGTTCATCGACTTCTACGTCGCCAACTCCGCGGAGATCGCTGAGCGTGCACTGTTCGTGCCGTTGACCGAGGACCAGGTCACCACCGCCACCGACGAGCTCGCCTCGCTCGGCTGA